The DNA sequence CGTCCTTCTTGTCGGCGTCCGACGTGGAGCCGCAGGCGGTGGCCAGCAGGGTGAGGGCTGCCGCGGAGGCGGCGAGGGCGGTACGGCGTACGGCAGTGGCGCGCATGGTTCTACTTCCTGCAATCTCCGGATCGGGGGCAACCGCCCTCCCCGATGCGGCACTTCGACACCGTCTGGGACGGGCCGTCGCAGTGATCCACACCTTACGATCGAACCTGTGAGCGATGCCCGGCCCAGTGGCACCCTCCGGTGATCGTGATTCTGCTGTGACCACCCTGTGAACACACTGTGGGGCGGCTCCGTACAACCCCGCCGCGCAGGCCGTCGGCCCGCGTCGCCTGTTCACAGAGAGCCGCCGGGGCGATCGGCAGAAGACGGGCGTCAGCTGTCGGACGAACCCCGGGTCAGATGACTGAACGCGTCCAGGTTCCGGGTGGACTCGCCGCGCGACACCCGCCACGCGTACTCCTTGCGGATCGAGCTCGCGAAACCGAGCTCCAGGAGGGTGTTGAACGCCCCGTCGGCCGCTTCGAGCACCACGCCGAGCAGCCGGTCCAGCTCCTCGGGGGTGACCACCGACAGCGGCAGCTTGCCGACCAGGTAGACGTCGCCGAGCGAGTCGATCGCGTAACTCACCCCGAACAGGCGGAGGTTGCGCTCCAGCAGCCAGCGGTGCACCTCGGCGTCGTTCTCGTCGGGGTGCCGGACGACGAACGCGTTGAGGGAGAGGGAGTGCTTGCCGACGATCAGCGAGCAGGTTGTCGACAACTTGCGGGTGCCGGGCAGGGTCACGACGTAGTTGCCGTGCTCCGGGCTCTCCCATACGAGCCCGGCGTCGTTCAGCGTCGCCTCGATGACCTGGGCCGCTGCGGTTTCGTCCGGTACGTCAGCCATGCAGCGAGCGTACGACAGGAGTGCCCCGCGCACGCCACGGGACCGAGCGCACGACAGGGGTGCCCCCGCACGGCACGGGACCGAGCGCACGACAGGGGTACCCCCCGCACGCCACGGGACCGCGCGTACGACAGGGGTGCCCCCCGCACGGCACGGGACCGCGCGTACGACAGGGGTGCCCCCCGCACGGCACGGGACCGGCGACGCCCGCCCCACGAACGGGGGCAGCCCCGACCGTGCTCAGCCGTGGTGCACCCGGGCCCGGCGGCGGTGGTCGCAGAGCGCGGCCGTGTACACGTCGGCGGTCGCCGAGGCGGCCGTGTCCCAGCCGAAGGACTCGGCGTGCGCCGCGGCGGCCGCCCCCATCCGCTCGACCAGCTCCGGTGCGTCCGCGAACCGCCCGAGCGCGCGGGCGTACGCCTCCGGTTCGTGCCCCTGCACCAGGAAGCCGCCGACCCCGTCGCGCACCGCCACCGGCAGCCCGCCCACGGCGGCGGCGACCACCGGGGTGCCGGTCGCCTGCGCCTCTATGGCGACCAGCCCGAAGGACTCGCTGTACGACGGCATGACCAGCACCGACGCGGCCCGGAACCAGTCGGCGAGCCGGTCCTGGCCCACCGGCGGATGGAACCGCACGACGTCGGCGATGCCGAGGCGGGCGGCCAGCTTCTGGAGGCCCTCGGGCTTGGCGAGTCCGCTGCCGCTCGGGCCACCGACCACCGGCACGACGATGCGGGACCGCAGGGACGGTTCCCGGTCCAGCAGC is a window from the Streptomyces sp. MMBL 11-1 genome containing:
- a CDS encoding YbjN domain-containing protein, whose amino-acid sequence is MADVPDETAAAQVIEATLNDAGLVWESPEHGNYVVTLPGTRKLSTTCSLIVGKHSLSLNAFVVRHPDENDAEVHRWLLERNLRLFGVSYAIDSLGDVYLVGKLPLSVVTPEELDRLLGVVLEAADGAFNTLLELGFASSIRKEYAWRVSRGESTRNLDAFSHLTRGSSDS